A region of Mesorhizobium sp. M3A.F.Ca.ET.080.04.2.1 DNA encodes the following proteins:
- a CDS encoding helix-turn-helix transcriptional regulator encodes MTEENKKKPNPIDIHVGSRIRLRRNMLGMSQEKLGENLGITFQQIQKYEKGTNRVGASRLQAIASILSVPVAFFFEDAPGQETAGNRGFAEDASMAFAIEFCGSPEGLQLNRAFVKIPDVKVRRRIIDLVKSLSADDSD; translated from the coding sequence ATGACAGAAGAGAACAAGAAGAAGCCGAATCCGATCGACATCCATGTCGGGAGTCGTATCCGGCTTCGCCGCAATATGCTTGGAATGAGCCAGGAAAAGCTGGGTGAAAATCTCGGCATCACGTTTCAGCAGATCCAGAAGTACGAAAAGGGGACGAACCGGGTCGGCGCCAGCCGTTTGCAGGCGATCGCCTCGATTTTGAGTGTTCCCGTCGCCTTCTTCTTCGAGGATGCCCCGGGCCAGGAGACCGCGGGCAATCGAGGATTTGCCGAGGATGCATCGATGGCGTTCGCCATCGAATTCTGCGGCAGTCCGGAGGGGCTTCAGCTCAACCGCGCCTTCGTCAAGATACCCGACGTCAAGGTGCGCCGTCGAATAATCGATCTGGTGAAATCGCTTTCCGCCGACGATTCCGACTGA
- the lnt gene encoding apolipoprotein N-acyltransferase: MQRFAGRIILLWGWRRALLAFLAGALAVLAQAPYDFFAVCFVSFPVLVWLLDGATGEASDGWLRRLRPAFATGWWFGFGYFLAGLWWIGQALLVEADSFAWALPFAVVGIPFALAFFYGFATVVARLFWTSDIGRIAALAFGFGLAEWLRDVLFTGFPWNAVGYAAMPVPLLMQSVSVTGMIGMNTLAVFVFSLPALVAARRHLKLGAALLAILVAGHVGFGYVRLAAPPKPQTRAVVVRIVQPAVDLGEKWDASVRDRIFATLLGISAKAPEQGHARPQLILWPETSVPFLFTERPDALKAIGDMLGDGQMLIAGVVREEGGSGNAGSRYYNSVVAINDKGEIADAVDKVHLVPFGEYLPFADLFSRFGVGQLVAGPMNFAAGNERHAIMLPNGLRAVPFICYEVIFPDLVSDDAASADLIVNVTNDAWFGDTPGPYQHFRQAQVRAVENGLPLLRAGNNGISAVVDPRGRIVDALAVDARGAIDAHVPVSNQAFLSARQRRINGLLIMLLFALTAVAFSVRQRLRVN; the protein is encoded by the coding sequence ATGCAGCGCTTTGCCGGCCGGATAATTCTGCTGTGGGGGTGGCGGCGGGCCCTGCTGGCGTTTCTTGCCGGTGCGCTCGCGGTCCTCGCCCAGGCCCCCTACGACTTCTTCGCCGTCTGCTTCGTCTCGTTTCCGGTCCTGGTCTGGCTGCTGGACGGCGCGACCGGCGAAGCCTCCGACGGCTGGCTGCGCCGGCTTCGGCCGGCCTTCGCCACCGGCTGGTGGTTCGGCTTCGGCTATTTCCTCGCCGGCCTGTGGTGGATAGGCCAGGCGCTGCTGGTCGAGGCCGACAGTTTTGCCTGGGCGCTGCCCTTTGCCGTGGTCGGCATCCCGTTCGCGCTCGCCTTCTTTTATGGCTTCGCGACGGTCGTCGCCCGGCTTTTCTGGACTAGCGACATCGGCCGCATCGCCGCGCTGGCCTTCGGCTTCGGCCTTGCCGAATGGCTGCGCGACGTCCTCTTCACCGGCTTTCCGTGGAACGCCGTCGGCTACGCCGCGATGCCCGTGCCGCTGCTGATGCAGAGCGTGTCGGTGACCGGCATGATCGGCATGAACACCCTCGCGGTCTTCGTCTTTTCCCTCCCGGCGCTTGTCGCCGCGCGCCGCCACCTCAAGCTTGGCGCGGCTCTTCTTGCGATCCTCGTCGCCGGCCATGTCGGCTTCGGCTATGTCAGGCTTGCCGCTCCGCCCAAGCCGCAAACCCGTGCGGTCGTTGTTCGCATCGTTCAGCCCGCCGTCGATCTCGGCGAGAAATGGGACGCCTCGGTGCGCGACCGCATCTTCGCCACCCTGCTGGGCATATCGGCAAAGGCGCCGGAGCAGGGTCATGCCAGGCCGCAGTTGATCCTGTGGCCGGAGACCTCGGTGCCGTTTCTGTTCACCGAGCGCCCGGATGCGCTGAAGGCCATCGGCGACATGCTGGGCGATGGCCAGATGCTGATCGCCGGCGTGGTGCGCGAGGAGGGCGGTTCGGGGAATGCCGGCAGCCGCTATTACAACTCGGTGGTGGCGATCAACGACAAGGGCGAGATCGCCGACGCGGTCGACAAGGTGCATCTGGTGCCGTTCGGCGAATACCTGCCTTTCGCCGACCTCTTCAGCCGTTTCGGCGTTGGCCAGCTGGTTGCCGGGCCGATGAATTTCGCGGCCGGCAACGAACGTCATGCCATCATGCTGCCGAATGGCCTGCGTGCCGTCCCCTTCATCTGCTACGAGGTCATTTTTCCCGACCTCGTGTCGGATGATGCTGCGTCGGCCGACCTCATCGTCAACGTCACCAACGACGCCTGGTTTGGCGACACTCCAGGACCGTATCAGCACTTCAGGCAGGCGCAGGTTCGTGCGGTGGAAAATGGGTTGCCCTTATTGCGTGCAGGCAACAATGGCATCTCGGCCGTTGTCGATCCGCGCGGGCGCATTGTCGACGCGCTCGCGGTCGACGCGCGCGGCGCCATCGATGCGCACGTGCCGGTTTCCAATCAGGCGTTTTTGTCCGCCCGCCAGAGGCGCATTAACGGATTGCTGATCATGTTGCTTTTTGCCCTGACGGCCGTCGCATTCAGCGTAAGGCAGCGGCTACGGGTCAATTGA
- a CDS encoding hemolysin family protein — protein MNDKPETAARPDAGSATKPSEKSEEGSSPSILTGSVAVEPSHAGPSLFDRVLGLFRHRNGTNLREEIAGALAETASDAESFSPGERAMLNNILRLREVRVEDVMVPRADIEAVEITTKLGDLLGLFEQSGHSRMPVYSETLDDPRGMVHIRDVLAHITKVARVKKGRASRKAPAPAALDLAQVDLARTIGDLDLIRPVLFVPPSMLASDLMGRMQTTRTQMALVIDEYGGTDGLASLEDIVEMVVGDIEDEHDDDEPMVTQAGEGVFVVDGKAEIDEVAKMIGEDFTAGEHGEYVDTIGGMIFNTLGRVPARGEVVQAIPGFEFHVLDADPRRVKRVRIVQSQKGERRRRAARAEQA, from the coding sequence ATGAACGATAAACCAGAAACTGCCGCCCGTCCGGACGCCGGCAGTGCGACCAAGCCTTCCGAAAAGTCGGAAGAGGGCTCCAGTCCGAGCATTTTGACCGGCAGCGTGGCCGTCGAGCCTTCGCATGCCGGTCCGTCACTCTTCGATCGAGTGCTCGGCCTGTTCCGGCACCGCAACGGCACCAACCTGCGCGAGGAGATCGCCGGCGCGCTCGCCGAGACGGCGAGCGATGCCGAGTCCTTCTCGCCCGGCGAACGCGCCATGCTCAACAACATCCTGCGCCTGCGCGAGGTGCGCGTCGAAGATGTGATGGTGCCGCGCGCCGATATCGAGGCGGTCGAGATCACCACCAAGCTTGGCGATCTGCTTGGCCTGTTCGAACAATCCGGCCACTCCCGCATGCCGGTCTATTCCGAGACGCTGGACGATCCTCGCGGCATGGTGCACATCCGCGACGTGCTGGCCCACATCACCAAGGTCGCCCGGGTCAAGAAAGGCCGCGCCAGCAGGAAGGCTCCGGCGCCGGCCGCGCTCGATCTCGCCCAGGTCGACCTCGCGCGCACCATCGGCGATCTCGACCTGATCCGCCCGGTGCTGTTCGTCCCGCCCTCGATGCTTGCCTCCGACCTGATGGGCCGCATGCAGACGACGCGCACCCAGATGGCGCTGGTCATCGACGAATATGGCGGCACCGACGGATTGGCCTCGCTGGAAGACATCGTCGAGATGGTGGTCGGCGACATCGAGGACGAGCACGATGACGACGAGCCGATGGTCACCCAGGCCGGCGAGGGCGTCTTCGTCGTCGACGGCAAGGCCGAGATCGACGAGGTCGCCAAGATGATCGGCGAAGATTTTACCGCCGGCGAGCATGGCGAATATGTCGACACCATCGGCGGCATGATCTTCAACACGCTCGGCCGCGTCCCCGCCAGGGGCGAAGTCGTGCAGGCCATACCTGGCTTCGAGTTCCATGTCCTCGACGCCGATCCGCGCCGCGTCAAGCGCGTGCGGATCGTGCAGAGCCAGAAAGGCGAGCGCCGCCGCCGCGCCGCCCGCGCCGAGCAGGCCTGA
- the ybeY gene encoding rRNA maturation RNase YbeY — protein MAEETRNAGAMPVDIDIFVEAGDWPAEGELTRLVDRAVESAFAETGADGSSELSIVFSDDAHIRTLNAAWRRKDKPTNVLSFPAFPFPKGGKLPPMLGDIVLASETVAREAALEAKPLENHITHLVIHGLLHLLGHDHETDAEAEEMEAIERAALARLAIPDPYA, from the coding sequence ATGGCTGAAGAGACGAGAAACGCCGGCGCAATGCCCGTCGACATAGATATTTTTGTCGAGGCCGGCGACTGGCCCGCCGAAGGCGAGCTGACGCGCCTGGTCGATCGCGCCGTCGAGAGCGCCTTTGCCGAGACCGGCGCGGACGGCAGCTCGGAGCTCAGCATCGTTTTTTCCGACGATGCTCATATCCGGACCCTCAACGCCGCATGGCGCCGCAAGGACAAGCCGACCAACGTCTTGTCTTTCCCTGCTTTTCCGTTCCCGAAAGGCGGCAAGCTGCCGCCGATGCTGGGCGACATCGTGCTCGCCTCCGAGACCGTGGCCCGTGAGGCCGCACTGGAAGCAAAGCCGCTCGAGAACCATATCACCCATCTCGTCATCCATGGCCTGCTGCATCTTCTGGGCCATGATCACGAGACCGACGCCGAGGCGGAGGAGATGGAGGCGATAGAGCGAGCGGCGCTTGCAAGGCTTGCCATTCCCGATCCCTACGCGTAA
- a CDS encoding PhoH family protein — translation MSAAELKNVTPNQASGASDMAHIVLTFDNNRLASALYGQFDENLARIEQKLGVDIRSRGNQLNIKGTASAAEQARRTLDTLYGILQKGVDIGQSDVDGAVRMAIAADDQLTLPTMERKGKVSAAQIATRKKTIYARSLNQDAYMRALERSEMVFGIGPAGTGKTYLAVAHAAMLLERGMVERIVLSRPAVEAGERLGFLPGDMKEKVDPYLRPLYDALYDMMPADKVERAIAAEVIEIAPLAFMRGRTLAHAAVILDEAQNTTPMQMKMFLTRLGENSRMIVTGDPTQIDLPPNTKSGLVEALRILDGVPGIVTVRFSEGDVVRHPLVAEIVKAYDRDGKLARGLGAES, via the coding sequence TTGAGCGCTGCTGAACTGAAGAACGTGACCCCGAACCAGGCATCCGGGGCTTCCGACATGGCGCACATCGTTCTCACCTTCGACAACAACAGGCTTGCCAGCGCCCTTTACGGCCAGTTTGACGAGAATCTGGCCAGGATCGAGCAGAAGCTCGGCGTCGACATCCGCTCGCGCGGCAACCAGCTCAACATCAAGGGCACGGCCTCCGCCGCCGAGCAGGCGCGCCGGACGCTGGATACGCTCTACGGCATTCTGCAGAAGGGCGTCGACATCGGCCAGTCCGACGTCGATGGCGCCGTGCGCATGGCGATCGCCGCCGACGATCAGCTGACCCTGCCGACGATGGAGCGCAAGGGCAAAGTCTCGGCCGCCCAGATCGCGACGCGCAAGAAGACGATCTACGCCCGCTCGCTCAACCAGGACGCCTATATGCGGGCCCTGGAGCGCTCCGAAATGGTCTTCGGCATCGGTCCCGCCGGCACCGGCAAGACCTATCTGGCAGTGGCGCACGCGGCGATGCTGCTCGAGCGCGGCATGGTCGAGCGCATCGTGCTGTCGCGCCCGGCGGTCGAAGCGGGCGAGCGGCTGGGCTTCCTGCCCGGCGACATGAAGGAGAAGGTCGATCCCTATCTGAGGCCCCTCTACGACGCGCTTTACGACATGATGCCGGCCGACAAGGTGGAACGGGCGATCGCCGCCGAGGTGATCGAGATCGCGCCTTTAGCGTTCATGCGCGGCCGCACGCTGGCCCACGCGGCGGTGATCCTCGACGAGGCGCAGAACACCACGCCGATGCAGATGAAGATGTTCCTGACCCGTCTCGGCGAGAATTCGCGCATGATCGTCACCGGCGATCCGACGCAGATCGACCTGCCGCCCAACACCAAGTCCGGCCTTGTCGAGGCGCTGCGCATCCTCGACGGCGTCCCCGGCATCGTCACGGTCCGCTTCAGCGAGGGCGACGTGGTGCGGCATCCGCTGGTCGCCGAGATCGTCAAGGCCTATGACCGCGACGGCAAGCTCGCCAGGGGGCTGGGCGCGGAAAGCTGA
- the miaB gene encoding tRNA (N6-isopentenyl adenosine(37)-C2)-methylthiotransferase MiaB — protein sequence MDFNTIERDDIGTGQDASVRPTATAKTAATAKKVFVKTYGCQMNVYDSQRMTDALAADGYVATDVVDDADLVLLNTCHIREKAAEKVYSELGRIRDMKAERAETGRELLIGVAGCVAQAEGAEIIRRAPAVDLVIGPQTYHRLPDVLARVRSGQKIVETDYAVEDKFEHLPQPKRAAVAKRGVTAFLTVQEGCDKFCTFCVVPYTRGSEVSRPVAQIVAEAERLAEAGVREVTLLGQNVNAWHGEGENGQEWGLGRLLFRLAEIPGLARLRYTTSHPRDMDDELIAAHRDLPALMPYLHLPVQSGSDRILKAMNRRHTSRHYLALIERIRAARADIAMSGDFIVGFPGETEQDFEATLQLVRDVNYASGFSFKYSSRPGTPGAEMDGHVPEAVKDERLQRLQTLLLKQQQDFAHGLVGKTIGTLIEKPGRQAGQKVGRSPWLQPVIVDEKAGEIGDIINVRITRTGYNSLFAELA from the coding sequence ATGGACTTCAATACGATAGAACGCGACGACATCGGCACCGGCCAGGACGCCTCAGTCAGGCCCACCGCCACGGCAAAGACCGCCGCCACGGCAAAGAAGGTCTTCGTCAAGACCTATGGCTGCCAGATGAATGTCTACGATTCCCAGCGCATGACCGATGCGCTGGCCGCCGACGGCTATGTCGCCACCGATGTGGTCGACGACGCCGATCTGGTGCTGCTCAACACCTGCCATATCCGCGAGAAGGCGGCGGAAAAGGTCTATTCCGAGCTCGGCCGGATCCGTGACATGAAAGCCGAGCGCGCCGAGACGGGCCGCGAGCTTTTGATCGGCGTCGCCGGCTGCGTGGCACAGGCCGAGGGCGCCGAGATCATCCGTCGGGCTCCCGCTGTCGATCTCGTGATCGGCCCGCAGACTTACCACCGGCTGCCGGACGTGCTGGCCAGGGTGCGCAGCGGCCAGAAGATCGTCGAGACCGACTATGCCGTCGAGGACAAGTTCGAGCACCTGCCGCAGCCGAAGCGTGCGGCGGTGGCAAAGCGCGGCGTCACCGCCTTCCTCACCGTTCAGGAAGGCTGCGACAAGTTCTGCACCTTCTGCGTCGTGCCCTATACCCGCGGCTCGGAAGTCTCGCGGCCGGTGGCGCAGATCGTCGCGGAAGCCGAGCGGCTGGCCGAGGCCGGTGTGCGCGAGGTCACGCTGCTCGGCCAAAACGTCAACGCCTGGCACGGCGAAGGCGAAAATGGCCAGGAATGGGGTCTCGGCCGACTGCTCTTTCGGCTGGCCGAGATCCCCGGCTTGGCACGGCTGCGCTACACGACCAGCCATCCGCGCGACATGGACGACGAATTGATCGCCGCGCACCGTGACCTGCCGGCCTTGATGCCCTATCTGCATTTGCCGGTACAGTCTGGTTCTGACCGGATCCTGAAGGCGATGAACCGCAGGCACACGTCCCGCCACTACCTGGCGCTCATCGAGCGCATCCGCGCTGCCCGCGCCGACATCGCCATGTCGGGCGATTTCATCGTCGGCTTTCCCGGCGAGACGGAGCAGGATTTCGAGGCGACGCTGCAACTGGTGCGCGACGTGAACTACGCCTCGGGCTTCTCGTTCAAATATTCGTCGCGCCCAGGCACGCCTGGGGCCGAAATGGACGGCCATGTGCCGGAGGCGGTGAAGGACGAGCGGCTGCAGCGTCTGCAGACTCTGCTGTTGAAGCAGCAGCAGGATTTCGCCCACGGCCTAGTCGGCAAGACCATCGGTACGCTGATCGAGAAACCGGGCCGCCAGGCCGGCCAGAAGGTCGGTCGTTCGCCCTGGCTCCAGCCGGTTATTGTTGATGAAAAGGCCGGCGAAATCGGTGACATTATCAACGTACGAATCACAAGGACGGGCTACAATAGCCTGTTCGCCGAGTTGGCCTGA
- a CDS encoding lysophospholipid acyltransferase family protein has translation MTKKLRIFLALGYVALGSLVLVPLQILSMKTGLWPETVILKIWHRMILRALGIRVHVKGALAAQRPLLIVANHVSWTDIMVLGSFVDVKFIARADMEGWPLIGMLSKLQRTVFIERERKRTSGDQASEIASRMAKGDAMVLFAEGSTGDGNLVLPFKSTLFGAASMAISEGAAEQVFIQPVAIAYTRLHGVPMGRRHRPIAAWIGDQDLMPHLKVLLAEGALDAEVHFGEPVPFSKGSNRKETARRMEGRVREMVQGALADPSPSR, from the coding sequence ATGACAAAGAAGCTGAGGATCTTTCTTGCGCTGGGCTATGTCGCCCTGGGCTCGCTCGTGCTGGTGCCGCTGCAGATCCTGTCGATGAAGACCGGACTGTGGCCCGAGACCGTCATTCTGAAAATCTGGCACCGCATGATCCTGAGGGCGCTCGGCATACGCGTCCACGTCAAGGGCGCGCTGGCCGCCCAGCGCCCCTTGCTGATCGTGGCCAACCACGTCTCATGGACCGACATCATGGTGCTCGGCTCCTTTGTCGACGTGAAGTTCATCGCCCGGGCCGACATGGAAGGCTGGCCGCTGATCGGCATGCTGTCCAAGCTGCAGCGCACCGTCTTCATCGAGCGAGAGCGCAAGCGCACCTCCGGCGACCAGGCGAGCGAGATCGCCAGCCGCATGGCCAAGGGTGATGCCATGGTGCTGTTTGCCGAGGGTTCGACCGGCGACGGCAATCTGGTGCTGCCGTTCAAGAGCACTCTGTTCGGCGCGGCCTCGATGGCGATTTCGGAAGGGGCGGCGGAACAGGTGTTCATCCAGCCGGTTGCGATCGCCTATACCCGGCTGCATGGCGTGCCGATGGGCCGCCGTCACAGGCCGATTGCCGCCTGGATCGGCGACCAGGATCTGATGCCGCACCTGAAGGTGCTGCTTGCCGAGGGCGCGCTCGACGCCGAGGTGCATTTCGGCGAGCCGGTGCCGTTCTCCAAAGGCTCGAACCGCAAGGAAACGGCAAGACGGATGGAAGGCAGGGTGCGGGAAATGGTTCAGGGGGCGCTTGCCGATCCGAGCCCGAGCAGATGA
- the rimI gene encoding ribosomal protein S18-alanine N-acetyltransferase, with amino-acid sequence MRIPFFQPRRREYALEPLTIADSEVVSVLHQEDFVRPWTEAEFAALLEQDTVFGYAARETGQGAKPPAGFVLARLAAGEGEILTVAVARAHRRQGLGWQLMDAVLRELHAQRAEALFLEVDETNAPAIGLYRRLGFRQVGQRPNYYRSTEHGPTGALVMRRDLR; translated from the coding sequence ATGCGCATACCCTTCTTTCAGCCGCGCCGCAGGGAGTATGCGCTGGAACCGTTGACGATTGCCGACAGCGAGGTTGTCTCCGTTCTGCATCAGGAGGATTTCGTCCGGCCTTGGACAGAGGCTGAATTCGCCGCTCTGCTCGAACAGGACACCGTGTTCGGCTATGCCGCGCGCGAGACCGGACAGGGAGCCAAACCGCCGGCCGGCTTCGTGCTGGCGCGGCTTGCGGCCGGCGAGGGCGAGATCCTGACGGTTGCCGTCGCCCGCGCGCATCGCCGCCAGGGCCTCGGCTGGCAGTTGATGGACGCGGTGCTGCGCGAACTGCACGCGCAGCGCGCCGAGGCGCTTTTCCTCGAGGTCGACGAGACCAATGCGCCGGCCATCGGCCTTTATCGCCGGCTCGGCTTCCGTCAGGTCGGCCAGCGCCCGAATTATTACCGCTCGACCGAGCACGGCCCGACCGGCGCGCTTGTCATGCGCCGCGATCTTCGCTAG
- the tsaB gene encoding tRNA (adenosine(37)-N6)-threonylcarbamoyltransferase complex dimerization subunit type 1 TsaB, with translation MKLLAIDCAANLCAACVYDATAVAELGREVLDLGKGHAEHLMAVIDAVLKAAGTDYAGLGAVAVSIGPGSFTGLRVGVSTARGLGLALKIPAIGVTTLEALAAEAAHTFPGRIVLAALDAGREEIHAALFDSALVPTYGPTVTSLAEATTMALDAKAVLAGTAAQQIAAAARTTFDFGPDAATADIATYARLAAARGPGEKPKPLYLRGADAKPQAGFILPRKHDAGALGSREGKES, from the coding sequence ATGAAGCTGCTTGCCATCGACTGCGCCGCCAATCTCTGTGCCGCCTGCGTCTATGACGCCACGGCCGTCGCTGAGCTTGGCCGCGAGGTGCTCGACCTCGGCAAGGGGCATGCCGAGCATCTGATGGCGGTCATCGATGCCGTATTGAAGGCAGCCGGAACGGACTATGCCGGTCTCGGTGCCGTCGCCGTCTCCATCGGTCCGGGTTCGTTCACCGGCCTGCGAGTAGGTGTCTCGACGGCCCGCGGCCTGGGGCTGGCGCTGAAGATCCCCGCGATCGGCGTCACCACACTGGAAGCGCTGGCTGCGGAGGCGGCACACACCTTTCCCGGCCGCATTGTGCTTGCAGCACTTGATGCCGGCCGCGAGGAAATCCATGCGGCTCTGTTCGATAGTGCGTTAGTCCCGACTTACGGTCCTACCGTGACGTCGTTGGCCGAGGCGACCACCATGGCCCTCGACGCAAAGGCGGTCCTCGCCGGCACCGCCGCGCAGCAGATTGCTGCGGCCGCTCGAACTACCTTCGATTTCGGTCCGGATGCGGCCACCGCCGACATCGCGACCTATGCCCGGTTGGCTGCCGCCAGGGGCCCGGGCGAGAAGCCAAAGCCGCTCTATTTGCGCGGCGCCGACGCCAAGCCGCAAGCTGGCTTCATACTGCCGAGAAAGCATGATGCTGGCGCGCTCGGGTCTCGAGAGGGAAAAGAATCCTGA
- a CDS encoding DUF1513 domain-containing protein yields the protein MRTRLIDRRDFLRAAGASFAAGMAPRAWADTLAADAVFATAFVKRDGGFGAAVLSEAGKVLHTVDLPDRGHDVTFDPVSKRSVVFARQPGTFAVVFDHAGREPPLTIASIAGRHFFGHGVFSPDGALLYATENDFDNAAGVVGIYDARVKFSRIGEFPTYGMGPHELLLLGDGRTLAIANGGIETHPDFGRAELNIATMKPSYTLVDRISGDLIEKHELPAALHQLSIRHMDCDQAGTVWFGCQYRGPASDRPALVGRASRGKGLELLEMPQDVLSGLRNYIGSVAANPCAGTVALTSPEGNSLAVIDAASGRILATKSLVEVCGLAPDGAGFIASTGAGDIVEGNGETRSEPDYVWDNHMLRIEPTA from the coding sequence ATGAGAACCCGACTGATCGATCGCCGCGACTTCCTGCGCGCCGCGGGGGCGAGCTTCGCCGCGGGCATGGCGCCGCGCGCCTGGGCGGACACGCTTGCGGCGGACGCGGTCTTTGCCACCGCCTTCGTCAAGCGCGACGGCGGCTTCGGCGCCGCCGTTCTCTCCGAGGCCGGCAAGGTCCTGCACACGGTCGATCTGCCCGACCGTGGCCATGACGTCACCTTCGACCCGGTGTCGAAGCGTTCCGTCGTCTTCGCTCGCCAGCCCGGCACCTTCGCGGTTGTCTTCGACCATGCCGGCCGCGAGCCGCCCTTGACCATCGCCAGCATCGCCGGCCGGCATTTCTTCGGCCATGGCGTGTTCTCGCCCGACGGCGCGCTGCTCTATGCCACCGAGAACGACTTCGACAACGCCGCCGGTGTCGTCGGCATCTACGACGCGCGAGTGAAATTCAGCCGCATCGGCGAGTTCCCGACCTACGGCATGGGACCACATGAGCTCCTGCTGCTCGGCGACGGCAGGACGCTCGCCATTGCCAATGGCGGCATCGAAACCCATCCGGACTTCGGCCGCGCCGAGCTCAATATCGCGACCATGAAGCCGTCCTACACGCTGGTCGACCGCATCTCCGGCGATCTCATCGAAAAGCACGAACTGCCGGCGGCGCTGCACCAGCTCTCGATCCGCCACATGGATTGCGATCAGGCTGGAACGGTCTGGTTCGGTTGCCAGTATCGCGGGCCGGCGTCAGACCGTCCGGCGCTTGTCGGGCGCGCCTCGCGCGGCAAGGGGTTGGAACTGCTGGAGATGCCGCAGGACGTTCTCTCCGGCTTGCGCAACTATATCGGCTCGGTCGCTGCCAATCCGTGCGCCGGCACTGTCGCCCTCACGTCGCCGGAGGGAAATTCGCTTGCCGTCATCGATGCTGCCAGCGGCCGCATCCTGGCGACCAAATCGCTTGTCGAGGTCTGCGGACTGGCTCCCGACGGTGCCGGCTTCATCGCCAGCACGGGCGCCGGCGACATCGTCGAAGGCAATGGTGAAACGCGCTCCGAGCCAGACTATGTCTGGGACAACCACATGCTGCGCATTGAGCCGACCGCCTGA
- a CDS encoding imelysin family protein, which produces MLNRLAAALALPFFLAAAMPASAAVKASDVIGRAIDGFVRPAYASLDDHAASLAKAMRTLCEAPSQQSLEAARADFSATVEAWSVAEIIAFGPIKQNNRLERMLYWPDRKGIGLKQVQAALAAKDPAAADPLQLAGKSVAMQGLGALEFVLFGDGADALAGADDPYRCAYGAAVADNIKTMAGDVADAWNKPDGFAALWANPGPQNPVYRDGTEAVTELVGVFINELEMIRDVRLKGFLGAKPEADKPKQAIYWRSQNTANSLAGNLTGIDRLFRASKLGDALPADARWMGESIHIQLVNGVATVKSVTGPIDKALGDPAQRDKLQHFALITSSLSTLIGTRMTAEFGLTAGFSSLDGD; this is translated from the coding sequence ATGTTGAACCGCCTGGCAGCCGCCCTTGCTCTTCCGTTCTTTCTGGCCGCCGCAATGCCGGCATCGGCGGCGGTGAAGGCCTCCGATGTGATAGGGCGTGCGATCGACGGTTTTGTCCGCCCGGCCTACGCCAGCCTGGACGATCATGCAGCCAGCCTGGCCAAGGCAATGCGCACGCTTTGCGAGGCACCGTCGCAGCAAAGTCTCGAGGCGGCGCGCGCCGATTTCTCGGCCACCGTCGAAGCCTGGTCGGTGGCCGAAATCATCGCCTTCGGGCCGATCAAGCAGAACAATCGACTGGAGCGCATGCTCTACTGGCCGGACCGCAAAGGCATCGGCCTGAAGCAGGTCCAGGCAGCCCTCGCCGCCAAGGATCCGGCAGCAGCCGATCCGCTGCAACTAGCGGGCAAGAGCGTGGCCATGCAGGGGCTCGGCGCGCTGGAATTCGTGCTCTTCGGCGATGGCGCCGATGCTCTTGCCGGCGCGGACGATCCCTATCGCTGCGCCTATGGCGCTGCTGTCGCCGACAACATCAAGACTATGGCCGGCGATGTCGCCGATGCCTGGAACAAGCCCGATGGCTTCGCCGCGCTGTGGGCCAATCCTGGGCCGCAAAACCCCGTCTATCGCGACGGCACCGAAGCCGTGACGGAACTCGTGGGCGTCTTCATCAACGAGCTGGAAATGATCCGCGACGTGCGGCTCAAGGGGTTCCTCGGCGCGAAGCCGGAGGCCGACAAGCCGAAGCAGGCGATCTACTGGCGTTCGCAGAACACCGCGAATTCGCTGGCCGGAAATCTGACCGGCATCGATCGACTCTTCCGGGCTTCAAAGCTCGGCGATGCGCTGCCGGCCGATGCCCGGTGGATGGGCGAATCCATTCACATCCAACTCGTCAACGGCGTGGCGACAGTGAAATCCGTCACCGGTCCGATCGACAAGGCGCTGGGCGACCCTGCGCAGCGTGACAAGCTCCAACACTTCGCGCTGATCACCTCCAGCCTCTCGACCCTGATCGGCACCAGGATGACCGCCGAGTTCGGCCTGACCGCCGGCTTTTCGTCGCTGGATGGGGACTGA